Within the Cinclus cinclus chromosome 27, bCinCin1.1, whole genome shotgun sequence genome, the region CATGCACTTCACCATCGCTGAGGGCTTTGTGAAGGCCACCACGGTGGGGCAGATGGGCTGGTTCTTCCTCATGGCTGTGATGTACATCACGGGCGCTGGGCTCTACGCTGCCCGCATCCCTGAGCGCTTCTTCCCGGGCAAGTTTGACATCTGGGTGAGTGTGGGGGTGAAGGGGCTGTCTGAGTGCAGCTTTGGGATCTGGGGAGGGGGTattgaggggctggaggctGGGGGTGTCTGGCTGTGCCTCAGCACATGCTAGCAGGCAAACCTTGAATGGGTTCTGTGTGTGGGCAGGGCAAAGTACAGGGTAGGAATCACTGCTGGGTGCAAcagtggggagcagagggcagagGACAGTCTTGGAGTagtgaggaagaagaggaggaggtgttAGTGTCGCTGCCCCCTTTGGTTTTGTGTaaaggcttttgttttgcttccctGCAGTTCCAGTCTCATCAGATCTTCCACGTGCTGGTGGTGGCTGCAGCCTTTGTCCACTTCTATGGGGTGTCCAACCTGCAGGAATTCCGTTATGGCCTGGAAGGGGGGTGCACAGATGACTCTCTCCTCTAAGAGCGCCTGGTTTTAGTACAAGCTTCCTAAGTGCTTTTTAAACTGTTGTCTTTGCTAAAATCAAAGGAAGACTCAAAACCATTTGGGGTTGTTGGTTtgttagtttggggtttttttgtttgttttgttttgtttttttaagaaacaaaacaaataagaaaTGGATAAATGGTTAGTGAATTCGTTGACCAAATCATCACCTCCTTCCCCACACACTgcgctggggctgcagggggctCCCGACTCCTTCGAACAGTGTTTCAGCTGCACCGGGATCACCTGCtgctctgacagcacagggaacagctagctccctgctcccacacaGCCGAGCACATTCTGCTCCTCACGCACCAGGAGTTTTGCATATCTCCCCACAGCAGTACCTGGCgggggcagccccaggcacaggcACGCACTCATGtaatttaaagttttaattgtcctttttgttttgttttccttgacaAAGTAATGTAAACATAaatgaaagaatatttaatatttaatactaAGCTTTAAGACAAAACGCTGCCACTGCAGTCCTCGGCTCCGTCACTgtcaggaggagggaggaaggacaGTGTTGTAGGGAATGTAGAGCTGCTGTAGCTGATTGAAATAAAATGGTCAATAGttcagtgtcactgctgtgtcCATGTccatttttggggtggggggagagagggCTCTGGGCactccaggagcagggcaggagggccCTGGGGCATTGGGATCCCTCCAGCTGCAGTGAATTCTGGACTGGGCTGGAATAAAACAGGAAATTGGGTTGTTGTGGTGATGACAGGGTAGGAAACTCAGCCCTAGCTGGTgacagctccagagctgtgaCTACCCTGGGGACTCAGGAGGGCAGAAGAGGTGTTGCAGCCTGGCTGGGgtggggacagtgcaggacCATGCCCCAGTCAGAGGCTTGTGGTGCACAGGATGGCTGTGGCATCCCTCCAGATGCCAGCACAGTAACGCCCAGCTCAGGCAGCTGAAGGCCAATGCCTGACCTATGGGTGAAGGACTGTGAGCAGAGCCACTACAGCTCCTGTGGCACCTGTCTCTGCCATCCCCCAGAGGTGGGGGTGTCCTTTTGCTGAACTGTTTGGATATGGCCCCACTCTGGAAAACCTCCAGGCTGGATATTGTATCAGGAACTGCCAGCTCCCTGGATGTGATTTTGTAACTGCTGGCAAGATGGAAGGGGCTTCCACAGCTGGAGTTTAAGGACAAAACTGCAGAGCAAATGTGGTAACTCTGCTCAGGCCAGGATCGGAGATGAAAAGCAGGAGGCTGTGCTGGCAACAGCTGCAATGCTTCCCCCTCTAGCCCCATAACCTAAATCCAGCAGGGAAGAGGCTATATTCCAGCTGCATTCACTGCAGGTGAGACATCCCAGAGGAAACTCCAAGACTTTCACTCCAGTCTGTGTCCAAAGGATGACAACACTCCGTTTGGTCCTTGTCTCAAATTTCCTTGTATTCTACCAGACATGTAACATTACAGCAATGGAATATATCAGGAAtaaatagattttcttttctaaaagtTCTCCTGAGCCATTTGACATTGAGAAATGCTGCGGGTCCTCCTGGCATGGTGTGTAAGGGACAACCACTGGTGTAAGTACAAATCCTCTCCGCATCTTCCAGGTGGGACCACTCAGGaacagggaagaggaagagaaagaggagaagaaggaggaggctgcaggggaTCATCACTGGTACTGTCTGTAGTCGCTGAACGGggatggctggagctgggatggatccTCTGACATCTGTgggcctggagcagggacaggggaaaagGCAAGTAAGTACCAAAATGCAGGGGACTCTTCCTATTAACAGAATTCACAGCTGGTTTATATAAAACCCTCTTAAATTAATCATAAATCctggaattgtttgggtttcataagaagttttaaaagttgcatagaatcacagactagtttgggttggaagtgacttTAAAGCTTACCCAATTctacctcctgccatgggcacagacATCTTCCTCTagtccaggctgctccaagccctgtccaacctggccatggacactgccaggaatgaggcagccacagtttctctgggcagcccaggCCAGGGCCTCATCATCCtcaaagggaagaattttttcctaatatcccatctcACCCTGCCTTCTAGCAGTgagaagccattcccccttatcCTGTTGCTCCAGGACCTTGTCCAAAGCCCCTCTTCAGCTCTAATAGGAAAAGTATGCTGTGCAAGGTGCTCCAAAGACAAACCACTTCTCTCCAAGTTTCAAAAAATTATGGAATTGTGGAGTGatgtgggttggaagggaacttaaagctTATCTTGCTCCACcctttgccatgggcagggacaccttgtaCTAGGCAAGGTTTTCTAACAGGGAAATGGACCATAGCAGGGAGAGGGAAACCTTTCCAATCATCTAAAAGAGCTGGAAACTTGCACATAGTGCCTTTGAGGTGACCTTGGCCCCTCTGGAAAGGTTTAACTATGGTGACTTGCCCAACAATAAAGCAACCAGTGAAATGGAACAAATGTGTAGTCAGCTTCCTGTTCCACTGCCTGCTACTGGAGGGATCAACACAGCTATGGTGGGCCAATCCAGAGAGAATTGTCAGGGACAGATGATACACTTTCTCCAAGGCAGATTAATTTTCAAGCATCTTTAAGGAACAGAAATTGTCATAGTTTAGGTTGGATGAAGAATATTGGAGAACAAACCCAGGAGAGGAGTCCCTTGGGAATAAGTGACTGCTACTCATCTAACTCTTAATGATTTGTGTTCTTCCCAAAATCAGGTGGAgcctctcctatgaggaaaggctggaagaGTTAAGCCTGGAGAGCAGAAGGCTCTGTGGAAACTTTATAGCCCCTTCCAGTGCATAAATGGGCACCAAGAGAGCTGGAAACAGACCTGGGAGAGGGGCCAAGAGTcacaggaaaagggggaatggcttccaacTGACAGAGGGCAGTGTTAGATGGAATACTGGGacagaattcttccctgtgaaagTGGTGAGGCCCTCACACAGGCTGCCcaagagaaactgtggctgccccatccctggaagtgtccaaggccaggttggatggggcttggagcaacctgggacagtggaaggtgtccctgccatgggcaggaggtagaatgagatgggctttgaggtccctgCCACCCCATACCAGTCTCAGATTCTGTGACAGGGGTATTTAGGATTTTCCACAGGAAGCATTCACGCAACAGTTTCTGACTCAGCGAGAGCTCTGCTTGCATTTtacttaggaaaataaaaagagatgcAGATATTAGAGCAGTTTAGAAGAGAATCACCACCACCTTTTTTGGAAATCATATATCTGTCCCTGCCAGGTGTACATCCTCTTATTTACCCCGGGGTTCCCCACGCAGACCACAGCCAGCCAGAACCACTCCTCTCTTCCACGACTTGCCGCCTGCCATTTCCTCAAACCATTGTGTCCCACCCCTGAGTAAAACCCTTCTATCACCATGTGCCAGGTGCATGGCAGAagccagggacagcagggacatccctgcTCTCAGCCATGCCACCTCCAGTCTCCCAGTGGAAAGCAGCTAGTGATAATCTCGTGTCATCAGCACTTGTAGCTGCAGGTCCTCCTTGGCTTTCCACAGCCTCAGGAACTGGCAGGGCAGTGCAGATTCATTCTACGGTAAGAAGATGACTGCCAGGGGCACATGAGCAAAGCAAATCCTTTTGACACATCCTCTGCTGGCTCCTTACCATTTGGGAACTGTGTGGAGGCAAATCTTGTCAGGAGAATTCCAGCTCCTTCAATCAGGGCCAGGAGAATTCCTCCCATCGCGGCAGATCCGACCATGGCAACAGGGCCATCTGGAAATTAAAAGCACAAACCAACACTTTATTTTTGCTACATGTTAGAATCCATTGAATCTCAGGAcggtttgggctggaagggactttaaagatcattttgttccaccccctgccatggcagggacaccttccactatgcCAGGCtgcttcaagccctgtccaacatggccttggacacttccagggatgggacagccaaagcttctctgggcaccctgtgccagtaCCTCACCACCCTCTTCATGCCTAATCTCTCCTGAAGCAGACTCAGAGCAGTAATTTTGCCTACATTAACCTGCATCAAATGATAAtggataataataataatggatAATAATAACCTGCATTAAAGGATAACAATCCCCCCATCCTCCCTTCAAGGAACACCAGGAACATGATTATTACTGTCTTAAGCACAAGAGAAAagtttcagattatttttcagCATCTGAGACAGCAAACTCCAATTTGCAAATTCCAAGTTGCTTTGCTATAACAATGAGAACTGTATATAGGAGATTTTCAACTGATATCCCCAGTTTCTTACTTCTTGCAGCTAAAATGGCTCCAGTCAGGGCTCCGCTCGTGATGGAATTCCAGGGATCTTCCTTCCCTCTCATTCTGACCATACTACAGTCAATCATGGAGAAGAGACCTCCCCAGACAGCAAAGCTCCCTGTTCCAAATTAAACCAAAGCCACATTTGAGAGAGTAGAGAAGCCAGTGGTGCTGCACAACAGATGCCGTGGTGTTACTGTACTCCCTCTCAGACGTGAAGTAAATTCAAACTCATAAAGAGCCAAATACAGGTTAAAATCAACACAGGAAAACTTCCAACTCCCCCATTTTATATATCATCTCACTAACCTACTATCAATTACAGAAAATGTATCAAACTGTGATTACAATGGAACTTTCATCCTAACACAGTCAGATTTATCACTTTTTAACATATTTCCTCACAGACAATGATGCAGAGTCATGTCACACCTCACACCTCACCCAACCCTGCTCCTCTGGTATCAGGAGCTTGGCATCCTACAGCAAATGTATGAACACCCCCAAGTTCTATTTTTGATCCAAGCTGGATCATTTCTTGTAATGAGTTAGTTTTATCTTAACCCTCTCCAGACCATGAAGAGGCTCCTTAAagaggagagctctgctgtttaAGATATGACCAGTTATTACTGCTGGCTTATCACTCCAGGAACACAGACTGATTCCTCCCCATCTAATTTCACTTTGGATATATCAGAACTGTATTCACCCATTACTTGGGCCAACAAATCTGCTGAGACTCAGCTCAGGTGCCAATGCAGCTGCACCATGTTACATTCCCAAACTCTGTTATCAAACAACAGTCAATTCTGTGCAACAAAACTCCAAAATTCATTACCTCCCAGTTGTGGAGCTCTGGTTTTAATGGCTGTCAGACTGCCCCGCAGACGGTGGTTTACACCCTGAAATAAGAGaattcagttaaaataaaacagtaaaatcTTACAGCCAAGCTGAGTCTATATTGCAAAAACCTGCCACAGGCCCAACACATTTCTGAGCTGTCCCCACACAGCAGCTGTGAGAAGCTGAGATAAAATGTGCTTTACATCTATTTCACTATTTATGACTCCCATACAATACTCCTGTCAGGTGTAAATGGGAATTACAGTCACTAGGCAGGGAACAATTTGGGTTCACAGTCTGAATAGCCCAATGGGACTGAAGGAGGCATTACAGTAACATTTTAGCAGGATAAGCAGTGATTTTTTCACATGTATCATTTTTTTCATCCTATCTGATGGGCAATCCCACTAGTTGTCCTGTGTTCTGTCATTCCTGCAGGTGGAATTGTAGGTGTCTTTGGAAGGCTCAGCATTACTTTGCTTCTCTTGACTACAAAGTCCAATACTCAACATATCACCCAGGATCCCACAGAACAATTACACTTTTTCCCACACGTTAATACAATTTAAAGAATATCCaccaagttttatttttgttacaaTCACTCAGAAATGGGGATAGGTGTATTTAGGAAGCAAAATTAAGAATCTAATTAAGCACATAGTCCTTTTCAAGTGAAGTGTCTGCAGGATATGACTAGTTTGGAAACAGTTATTTATTAAACCCACCTCAAACAAACAGCTTATTGTCAGAGTAACATAAAAAACACCTTATATATGAAGtcagagaaattttaaaacaaatgttcaAGCAGCAATTGGATCTTATTTTATCAAATGTTTCTGCAGTGGGTTTATAGCCAAAATTTTGCAGCAGATATCCTGAAAGTGAAAACCGACTTGCATCAGCAAAACTTCACTTCCATGTTTACTCACTCCTGCATTGAAACCAAACCTGAGCATTAAAAAATTGAGTAAATAAAAAGGGCAATGATTAAATAAGagattaattaaagaaaattataccCTTTAATATAaatctgaaggagaaaaatatccTTTCTTTGAGTCATtccatgttttaaaagaaagggaaaggccaggaaaggaaggagagctCAGGTTTCATGTACCTCCATGCAGACATAACTACAGGCAGGAGATCAGCCAAGACAGATCTTTCCTGCTGCACTTCTCCATCCTGAGGGAAATGTTCATCAGTTAGGGAGGAACAAGCAACCAGTGAGGTGGCCTCCCACTGAGGCCACCGGAGCAAACGAGGAAGCAGCAATTTTATTCCAAAAGATGAACCCCCACAGATCTTGAGCCAGGACAGACTCTCATAGTCTGGATTAACAATGTCTTTAATTAGACCcgctccctgcacagggattTACTCTCCTTCCCCTTCACTGCCATGCTCCCTGGGAAAGAACAATGGAGGCAAAAGTGCAGTCAATGCACCTTCAGAGGATTTTACTCACCACTGGGGAATTTCGGAAGCCTTTGATAGCCTGGAAAATGCCCCCTCCTATGGCCCCCATGGTGAAGGCCCCTCCACAGTCATCCACTATCCTCCAgggactgaaaagaaaaatagagatgaaaatattaattcccATCCTGTTAAACCGTGTGAGTGGGATGGATCCAGCACTTTGGCACTGGTATAACTGGGGTGAAGACTGAGCCTGGTGGCTGTATTGTTCCATATCcaggtgttgggggttggttctttcccttttccctttgtggaactttccccattgtcatgctaagatacctgttgatgggaccctggtggcaagggggaggggagagaagagggaaacccccacaagattcaaacagccagaagaagAAACCGAAGGCTCTGGATcgtcccatttcccccacagAGTTtagacgagaaggacgatcgccgcctctgtcccatccctgccatcccagcactgggagccatcctcactgctgttggactCTCACCTTAacctaccaccatccagcactctgctgagcactgggaccgacactgtgagcagagggctctctctccatctctctctctccccctgggacagcgctgccatcacccccagccctcctgcagctctgcgggacccgcccacccccagcaccgggaactgcagctcagggaaaaggtgcctgcagccaaaaaacactgggactgagttactgttctgtttgtgggtaatttcatagctgttgttcttgtttgtcttgttagatatgctagtaaagaactgttattcctaccccccatatctttgcctgagagctcccttaatttcaaaatcataataatctgtaggaaggaaagatcacatttttcagttcaaagggagacttctgctttccttagcaaacacctgtcttttaAACTAGGACACCAGGTCACTGAGCAAGcatcaacaaaaaaacaagaataTTACAGCAAAACAAATTCAACCTTTGCCAGTATCCTGGCCCACTTCCCTGGAGTGGGAAGTAccaaatatacagaaatatcTGAACTCCTCACACAAGGCAGAGAGACATACTTCCATCATGGAAAACTCCTGCAGAATTCCAGCTCTGCCCTACACACACAGTGTAAATAGCTTTAAATTCCCTGATCTCATTCTTCTCTTGACCTACAGAGAAGTGAGGTAACATATTTCATGATACTCAGCTCCCAGTTGGcacaaaacatgttttcttgAATCACTCACCCTTTTCATTAGTTCTGCTTATGTGAGACTTCAAAATCATCTTTGCTGACCTGGAAAGGCTTTTCCTGATGCATCCTGGACCTGTGAAGTCCATTCAAACAAAACAGAGATTCCCTTGGAGGTATAGCACCCACAATTCCTGCTCCAACTtcacagagcagccaggaaaaccTTCCATAGCTGCaccttcctgcagcacaggctgtcaGTACCTGCCAGGGGAGCCTTAATTTGGAGTTCAGAACCTCTGCCAAGAACTGCAGCCTTgcaaccctaaaccaaactaCTAAATTAGATGAGCTTTAAGTTGCCATTAACTTCTGTTGTCACTGTGAATAATTTCAGagcaaaaaataacaaaattgtttggtttctttaatCTTGTATTGAGATCTTCCAGCCAAGCACTCAAGTGATTTAACTCCTACACTGCCAATaatcagaaaatgcaaaaattagcCTACAACAGCATGCAGGTCACAAATCTGAGCACCATGGCAAGCTCAGTCTTTCTGTCAGGCAGAAGCACTGATGAGCACTTCCAATTTCACTTGGAATGCTATGTTTCTGTTGCTGAGGATCCCCTACAGCTTCCAGCTCCTGCATATGAGAACATCATCCCTGACCTGCCTCTTCCACACTTAACAGACCTCCTCCAGTGAGGGCTGACAAACCCCCCTCACTGTGCTGCAGGCTTTGCCACCaggtgttttctttctgaagaaagtACTTCTAATTTGCAGTCCCTCCCCATAAATGTGTTCTTTCAGATTTCTCCTGTTCACAACCTATTTCCAAACCTCCTCctctgcagccagccctgccccctGCCCAACGGAACTCCTGTGTGCACAGGTCGCACTCAATATTGGCTTTGCTTTTGTAGCTTGGGTTGCTGGGTTGTTCCCAAGGCACCAGGACCCCACCCAAGTGTCACCACTGAGTGTCCCCAGTGACAGCTACATCCAGATCCATATGGCCTCAAGAAGCCTTCATCCTTCATCACCTCTGCTTTTTCTGCCCTGTCTGCACACGGTCTCATCTTAATACAACCCATTCAGCCCTAACTGCATTCAATAActcaaccttttttttcttccttccactcTTTCCTGCCATCAGGAAAAGGTTCCAGATACACTCTTGTTCAAGATGCCAAGATGAAAAGCaactcatatttttttctcagggattttttgttattttgttctTATATCTCCTGTGCAGATTTTTCTCTCCTATTATGAATAAAACATCCAAACTCTCTCTCTTTATTAACTCTCCAAGAGTGATCTCATTAAAAGGCTTTTTGGAAATCTAAATGGATTTTGTAAAGTGGGCTTCCCTTTTCCACAAAGTCAAGGAATTCCAATCTACAAATCATGGCTGCTTTTTCCTGAAGCTTTGTTAATGAGATCTCAATCACAGACCGCTTCCCTCTTTAACCTCATTAGCTGTTACCTTCAGGGTTCCCAACTTTCCTTTTAAACCACTCTCCACGCTTTTCTGAGCAACTTTTGAATAAGAGAACATCTTTaatcccagcagagccagcccatCTGGCAGCTCCTCCAAACTGCCTCAGAGCTGACATGAAAcacctccagccctggcactgcttgACCTCATAAAGAactgaaggagaagaaaagagattaTTCCATTGTTAATCCAGCACTTATCTACAAGCATAACATTACTGATAATTGTTTCCGTGACTCTGAGGGGAGCCTTGGCTGTAAGGAAATTACATGTGGATAAAGTCAGGCTCCTGGTCCTGATGGCATCAGAGATTGCTCAGAGATGAGGAGAGCAGAGGGCAAGACTTCACTTTTCCCAGGGCTCTGGGACAGCCAcacaccagctctgcctgcctgggaGAGGAGTGAGTCCCTCCTCCAAGCCTCATGGcatcctgcagctctcctgaCAGCTGGATAAGCACTGAATAATGTCACAATACTTTAACAAAGGGGCCTTTTCTCTCTGCCAACAGCTCATGGGGAACCAGCCTGACCCCAGGATAGCAGCTCCCAAGGGGTGGATAACAAGGGGACCACAGAGTGACCAGCAGCAAAGGGGCCAGAACAATGGGGGACACCAACAGCCCCACATGGCTTGGCAGCAAAACATCTCCATTGCACAGCATTAAGGACACAGCTTCAAGCTGTGCCTGGGGAGGGTCAGGAGGATATCAAGAGGAATTTCTCCACAGAACAGACTGCCAGGcgttggaaggggctgcccagggaggtagtggaatccccatccctggaggtgttcaaggaatGACTGGATGTTGCACTCAGGGCTCTTCTCTGGTTGACAAGATGGGGTCACAGGCTGGCAATGGGTCAcgggttggacttgatggtctgAGAGATCTTTTCAAATCTCAGTAATACTGGGATTACCTGGAGCCCCCAGCAATCTATTAATAAATACTATTGACTTTGCTCACGTCCCAGACTACATGCTGCAAAAAGGCAGGGGTGATGTTTATGGACAAACTTAATACATGCCAGTATAGAGCAACCTGCAAAGTTTGGGAAAAGCCTCTTGAATAGTCACAGGTCTCTGTCTGCAAAGGTGAGCAGAATCTcaggatggtttgggctggaagagacctgaAAGCTCATGTCATTCCACCcattgccatggcagggacatcttccactatcccaggatgttccaagccccatccaacctggccttggacacttccagggatggggcagctacagcttctctggggaaCCTAGGCCAAGGTGCCACCACACAGGAAAGATATTTTCCCACTAccccatctaaccctgctctctggcagtgggaatccatttccccctgtcctgcctgtcactccaggcccttgtctCAAGTCCTTCTCCATGCTGAGAAACCTTGCCTGTAATTCAGTAACCCTGCACCTGAGCTTGCATTTAATCCTTTATTACTACAAATACAACCTTTGACTTGCAGCCAATATGGCTGTTTAGGTCTACAAAGACAATGCTGAACCATGACAGGATTCAGACACTGCCAGCTTGGCATGGAGGGGACCAGGGGAGCTGTACTAGGATTATGGAAATGGAGAGGGGCAGAGCCACTGGGGGTGTGAGGGGGAGCCTGGGGGGACCAAGGATGAGGGAGAACTTGGGGGCTGAGTGGTGGCTGAGGTTGAATTAAGAGTGAGAGAAGGCTGAGGAGGGGTGGGGGAGACTGAAGATGAGAGACAGAACTGAGAAAGAATTAAGGGTGAGAAAATGATGACTGGGGCATGGGGGAGACTGAAAGTGAGGGAAGGCTGTAGATGAAGGAAGGCTGAGATGGAGGGCTGAAGATCCGGGGGGCTTTGGATGAGAGAAGGACAGAGGATGGAGGGACTGAGATGGTGGCTGAGGATGAAGGGGGGACTGATGATTGGAGGAACTGTACATCGTGGGGGGGAGACATGAGACGCACTGAGAACGAGGGGAGATTGAGGACGGGTGATCTGAGAACGACGAAAGGactgaggatgaggagggaagcGGAGGGGGGATGCCTGAAAATGAGGAAGGGACCGAGAATGTGAGTAGCTCAGAATAAGGGGAACTGCGGATAGGGAGGCCGATAGGAGGCACTTAGGATAAGGGGAGGCTGGAAGGGAAGCTGAGGATGAAAGTCCGAGGTACGGCTGCAGATAAGGAAGGGGGTGTTGAAGGACCGAACGTGGGATCTCGTGCAGCGCCCGCCGCACCCGGAGGCGCATGAGCAGCGCGTGTCGCAGGGCCCCGCCAGCTTCTCGCCGCTCTGGAAGGCCGCGCGGGGCTCAGCAGCGGCGGGGCTTGGCTGCCCAGGCCCCGAGCGGGCCCCACAGCACGACCTCCGCCCCCTCCCTCAGGGGCCCCCACCAAGGTCAACCCCACCCCCCCTCACGGGGAGCGGACCGGAAGCGGCCCCAGAGCGCGCCCACACCGCTCTCCGGCCCCGTCCCAGCGTTCGCGGATACCACACCACACCataccctaccctaccctaccctacccaTCCCAGCCGCACTCCGCTCCCCTCACCAGGGCTCGCGAGCGTACTCCTCCATCttggccggccccaccacctCCCCGCGCGCAATTGGCTGCGGGGGCCCCGCGCCGGCCAATGGCAGCAGAGGGCGGGGCAAGTTTGCGCGTGCGCCATGCCCCTAGCCCGACCCCTGCGCTGATTGACAGGCGTGGTGACTGAGGGGGTGTCGGCGCGCCCTGAGGGGAGAAATCCCAGAGTGAAGGGTCTGTTCGGTAGGGCGGACTTTAAATTCCATCTAGTGCCTCGTCCcgctgtgggcagggacactttcagCTATCCCAGGGCGCCCGATCCCCGgccaacctgaccttggacatttccaggcaTGGGGCGGCGACAGCTTCTCTCGGCGACCTgggccagggcctcaccatcctcacagggagaGGAATTTCTTCTCAATACCCCATCTAACCCTTTGGACTCAGGCCTGAAGTGCCAGGACAAAGGGCTTCCCACTGACAAAGGTCTTCTCCAGCTCTTTTAGGAACAGTACCTGTGCAAGTTGCTCCAAGGACAAACCACTCTGATCTAaatttcatggaatcatggagtggtttgagtttgaagggaccttaaatctcatccCGTTCCACTccctgacatgggcagggacatcttccactagactaggttgctccaagcctgtCCA harbors:
- the TIMM17A gene encoding mitochondrial import inner membrane translocase subunit Tim17-A isoform X1; translation: MEQYSHQAQSSPQLYQCQSAGSIPLTRFNRMGINIFISIFLFSPWRIVDDCGGAFTMGAIGGGIFQAIKGFRNSPVGVNHRLRGSLTAIKTRAPQLGGSFAVWGGLFSMIDCSMVRMRGKEDPWNSITSGALTGAILAARNGPVAMVGSAAMGGILLALIEGAGILLTRFASTQFPNGPQMSEDPSQLQPSPFSDYRQYQ
- the TIMM17A gene encoding mitochondrial import inner membrane translocase subunit Tim17-A isoform X3, which translates into the protein MEQYSHQAQSSPQLYQCQSAGSIPLTRFNRMGINIFISIFLFSPWRIVDDCGGAFTMGAIGGGIFQAIKGFRNSPVGVNHRLRGSLTAIKTRAPQLGGSFAVWGGLFSMIDCSMVRMRGKEDPWNSITSGALTGAILAARNGPVAMVGSAAMGGILLALIEGAGILLTRFASTQFPNE
- the TIMM17A gene encoding mitochondrial import inner membrane translocase subunit Tim17-A isoform X4, with amino-acid sequence MEEYAREPCPWRIVDDCGGAFTMGAIGGGIFQAIKGFRNSPVGVNHRLRGSLTAIKTRAPQLGGSFAVWGGLFSMIDCSMVRMRGKEDPWNSITSGALTGAILAARNGPVAMVGSAAMGGILLALIEGAGILLTRFASTQFPNGPQMSEDPSQLQPSPFSDYRQYQ
- the TIMM17A gene encoding mitochondrial import inner membrane translocase subunit Tim17-A isoform X5 encodes the protein MEEYAREPCPWRIVDDCGGAFTMGAIGGGIFQAIKGFRNSPVGVNHRLRGSLTAIKTRAPQLGGSFAVWGGLFSMIDCSMVRMRGKEDPWNSITSGALTGAILAARNGPVAMVGSAAMGGILLALIEGAGILLTRFASTQFPNGKEPAEDMSEDPSQLQPSPFSDYRQYQ
- the TIMM17A gene encoding mitochondrial import inner membrane translocase subunit Tim17-A isoform X2, yielding MEQYSHQAQSSPQLYQCQSAGSIPLTRFNRMGINIFISIFLFSPWRIVDDCGGAFTMGAIGGGIFQAIKGFRNSPVGVNHRLRGSLTAIKTRAPQLGGSFAVWGGLFSMIDCSMVRMRGKEDPWNSITSGALTGAILAARNGPVAMVGSAAMGGILLALIEGAGILLTRFASTQFPNVIFLP